One part of the Flavobacterium johnsoniae UW101 genome encodes these proteins:
- a CDS encoding nuclear transport factor 2 family protein translates to MKKTLLLLLLTVSFANAQTDKDKINQTLDAWHKAAGEVKFDAYFNVLADDAVYIGTDATENWTKKEFAVWAKPFFDKGTTWNFKALERHIFFDKSGKLAWFDELLDTQMKICRGSGVLVKVGKEWKIQHYVLSMTIPNDEVDAVTKIKAPIEDALIAKLQKK, encoded by the coding sequence ATGAAAAAAACACTTTTACTATTATTATTGACGGTTTCTTTTGCAAATGCTCAAACTGACAAAGACAAAATCAATCAAACTCTTGATGCATGGCACAAAGCGGCAGGCGAAGTAAAATTTGATGCCTATTTTAATGTTTTGGCAGATGATGCGGTTTACATTGGAACTGATGCAACCGAAAACTGGACTAAAAAAGAGTTTGCTGTTTGGGCAAAACCATTTTTCGACAAAGGAACAACTTGGAATTTTAAAGCTTTAGAACGTCACATCTTTTTTGACAAATCAGGAAAACTGGCTTGGTTTGATGAATTATTAGATACACAAATGAAAATCTGCCGCGGTTCTGGTGTTTTGGTAAAAGTGGGGAAAGAATGGAAAATTCAGCACTATGTTTTATCTATGACGATCCCGAATGATGAGGTTGATGCTGTAACCAAAATTAAAGCCCCTATTGAAGACGCTTTGATTGCGAAGCTTCAAAAAAAATAA
- a CDS encoding ABC transporter ATP-binding protein — protein sequence MITIQNLTKVFRTEEVETAALSGINLEIKKGDFLTIMGPSGCGKSTLLNIIGLLDGADGGSYKLLDQEMIGLKEKGRAQVRKENIGFIFQNFNLIDELSVYDNIELPLLYNNVKASERKQKIEAIAEKLNISHRLKHFPQQLSGGQQQRVAVARALVNDPKIILADEPTGNLDSKNGNEVMELLTDLHAKGATILMVTHSDYDASFSQKTIHMKDGVIFSEKLNQRNVDVFMDAK from the coding sequence ATGATAACGATACAAAATTTAACCAAAGTATTTAGAACCGAAGAAGTTGAAACTGCTGCGCTAAGTGGAATTAACTTAGAGATTAAAAAAGGGGATTTCCTAACTATTATGGGACCTTCTGGATGCGGTAAATCGACTTTATTGAATATTATCGGTCTTTTGGACGGTGCAGACGGCGGAAGTTACAAATTGCTGGATCAGGAAATGATTGGTTTAAAGGAAAAAGGAAGGGCTCAGGTTCGCAAGGAAAATATCGGATTCATTTTTCAGAATTTTAATCTAATCGATGAGCTTTCTGTTTATGACAATATCGAACTGCCTTTGCTTTATAACAACGTAAAAGCTTCTGAAAGAAAACAAAAAATTGAAGCTATTGCAGAAAAGCTAAATATATCACATCGATTAAAACATTTTCCGCAGCAGCTTTCAGGAGGTCAGCAGCAAAGAGTTGCCGTTGCCAGAGCTTTGGTTAATGATCCTAAAATTATTCTTGCCGATGAACCAACAGGAAATCTGGACAGTAAAAATGGTAATGAAGTAATGGAACTTCTAACAGATCTGCACGCAAAAGGTGCTACAATTTTGATGGTTACCCACTCTGATTATGATGCTTCTTTTTCACAAAAAACAATTCATATGAAAGACGGTGTTATTTTTTCTGAAAAGCTAAATCAGCGAAATGTTGATGTTTTTATGGACGCTAAATAA
- a CDS encoding efflux RND transporter periplasmic adaptor subunit, producing MDKVIPRKNRKFRYLTIAIGVFLALAVIVFFSFNSKRSLNVKADELSVQKVEKAFFEDFVVFQAKVEPLNVMLVNVTEGGSVKEIFVENGATVTKGQSLARLYNPNTELNYLTQETAIIEQINNLNTGKLNIRNQELNLTKDLVLIEHDYNDAKRLYDVNAKLFAKDVISKNDWNTFKESLRFQEERRKTIQQSIQKEKQSNQLQISQINRSIQTMEKSLDILRNNKKNFLITAPESGRLTSFEPVLGKTFQAGESIGRIDSKQGYKLSANVDEFYLEKIREGLKGQVEFKGKTLEVVVTKVIPEVKNGHFIVELAFTSKENIVLQDGLSFGVKLILSEKNKILVVQKGSFNQETAGKWIFVVKGNKAEKRNIKLGRENPSYYEVLDGLKEGESVVISSYSDYKDIEELSIQ from the coding sequence ATGGACAAGGTAATTCCTCGTAAAAATAGAAAATTTAGATATCTCACAATAGCAATTGGAGTTTTTTTAGCTTTGGCTGTAATCGTGTTTTTTTCTTTTAATTCAAAAAGAAGTTTAAATGTAAAAGCCGATGAACTTTCGGTTCAAAAAGTTGAAAAGGCTTTCTTTGAAGATTTTGTTGTTTTTCAGGCAAAAGTTGAACCTCTTAACGTTATGCTTGTAAACGTTACAGAAGGAGGATCTGTAAAAGAGATTTTTGTAGAAAATGGTGCAACGGTTACAAAAGGCCAATCGCTGGCTCGTTTGTATAACCCAAATACAGAACTGAATTACTTAACTCAGGAAACGGCTATTATTGAGCAAATCAATAATTTGAATACGGGAAAGTTAAACATTAGAAATCAGGAATTGAATTTGACTAAGGATTTAGTTTTAATCGAACATGATTATAATGATGCCAAAAGATTATACGATGTAAATGCAAAATTGTTTGCCAAAGATGTGATTTCTAAAAACGACTGGAATACTTTTAAAGAAAGTTTACGTTTTCAGGAAGAACGTCGTAAAACGATTCAGCAGAGCATTCAAAAGGAAAAACAATCGAATCAATTGCAGATTTCGCAAATTAACCGTTCGATTCAAACCATGGAAAAAAGTTTGGATATTTTAAGAAACAACAAAAAGAACTTTTTGATTACCGCTCCAGAATCCGGCCGATTAACTTCTTTTGAACCTGTGCTGGGAAAAACATTTCAGGCTGGAGAAAGTATTGGCAGAATCGATTCAAAACAAGGTTATAAATTATCTGCCAATGTTGATGAGTTTTATCTGGAAAAAATCCGCGAAGGTTTAAAAGGTCAGGTAGAATTTAAAGGAAAAACGCTTGAAGTTGTGGTTACTAAAGTGATTCCTGAAGTAAAAAACGGTCATTTTATTGTAGAACTGGCTTTTACATCAAAAGAAAATATTGTTCTGCAAGACGGTTTAAGCTTTGGAGTTAAACTGATTTTATCTGAGAAAAATAAAATTCTGGTTGTTCAAAAAGGAAGTTTTAATCAGGAAACAGCAGGAAAATGGATTTTTGTAGTAAAAGGAAATAAAGCTGAAAAAAGAAATATAAAATTAGGACGCGAAAATCCTTCTTATTATGAAGTTCTGGACGGATTAAAAGAAGGCGAATCTGTAGTGATTTCCTCTTATTCAGATTATAAGGATATTGAGGAGCTTTCGATACAGTAA
- a CDS encoding sensor histidine kinase yields the protein MKNWKFYNAFFVRVLFVMTLFFVCFFLIYKMFYFNALLVGFFAFLTLAEMYFFVKNQLQFYDRTLFSILQNDFSTNFPEENKRDNFKSLYLLYETLKVQQQEQKSKELIYRSLLNNIDSAALILEKENNDWNIFLMNDCFSDLFKVPKVSHWKYLKNYLPSLCNEIEKTEFGELKSAISIKIEDQDLQTFMLQTSRTQTYNKEYYIILLDSIQRVIEKKEKEAWINLMKIISHELMNSLTPIRALSQNLLHIVDQENLEEDDFDDIKSSISTIINRSDHLQVFVENYRKLAMLPTPSKQMTPINALFDDCLRIMSPILKAENIELISDIHSSRSILIDKNQMEQVIINLITNSVYALKEKNEKKMYVSSYTENNRFFITISDNGKGIDPEIQDKVFLPFFTTRKDGAGIGLTLSKNIIEAHGGYLSYQTDEDKTSFVICLI from the coding sequence ATGAAAAACTGGAAATTTTATAATGCATTTTTTGTGAGAGTTCTGTTCGTTATGACGCTCTTCTTTGTCTGTTTTTTCCTTATCTATAAAATGTTTTATTTCAATGCGCTTTTGGTTGGTTTTTTCGCATTTTTAACGCTAGCCGAAATGTATTTTTTTGTAAAAAACCAATTGCAGTTTTACGACAGAACTTTGTTTTCGATTTTACAGAATGATTTTTCAACCAACTTTCCTGAGGAGAATAAAAGAGATAATTTTAAAAGTTTATATCTTTTATATGAAACGCTCAAAGTACAGCAGCAAGAACAAAAATCGAAGGAACTAATTTATCGTTCGCTTTTAAACAATATTGATTCTGCAGCTTTAATTCTGGAAAAAGAAAATAATGACTGGAATATTTTCCTGATGAATGACTGCTTCTCGGACCTATTTAAAGTGCCAAAAGTAAGCCATTGGAAATATCTTAAAAACTATCTGCCGTCACTTTGCAATGAAATTGAAAAAACGGAGTTCGGTGAATTAAAATCGGCAATTTCGATTAAAATTGAAGATCAGGATCTGCAGACTTTTATGCTCCAGACTTCAAGAACACAAACCTATAACAAAGAATATTATATTATTTTATTAGACAGCATTCAGCGTGTTATTGAGAAAAAAGAAAAAGAAGCCTGGATTAATTTGATGAAGATTATTTCGCATGAATTAATGAATTCCTTAACGCCAATTCGAGCGCTTTCGCAGAATCTGCTTCATATTGTCGATCAGGAAAATTTAGAAGAAGATGATTTTGATGACATTAAAAGCAGTATTTCCACGATTATAAACCGAAGCGATCATTTGCAGGTTTTTGTTGAAAATTACCGAAAACTGGCCATGCTGCCAACTCCATCAAAACAAATGACGCCAATTAACGCTTTATTTGATGACTGTCTTAGAATCATGAGTCCTATTTTGAAAGCAGAAAACATTGAATTAATAAGTGATATTCATAGTTCGCGTTCGATTTTGATAGATAAAAACCAGATGGAACAGGTAATTATTAATTTGATTACCAACAGCGTGTATGCTTTAAAAGAAAAGAATGAAAAGAAAATGTATGTGTCGAGTTATACCGAAAACAATCGTTTTTTTATCACGATTTCTGATAACGGAAAAGGAATCGATCCAGAAATTCAGGACAAAGTATTCCTGCCTTTTTTCACCACCAGAAAAGACGGTGCGGGAATTGGTTTAACGCTTTCTAAAAACATCATCGAAGCGCACGGCGGTTATTTAAGCTACCAAACCGATGAAGATAAAACCAGTTTTGTGATCTGTTTGATCTAG
- a CDS encoding ammonium transporter translates to MKIEKRWIISFIMISVVCTIGAFWPTVTENNYVLSEFGTTDHIVPADVAWMLTSSCLVLIMTPGLSFFYGGMVGRKNVISTMLQSFICLGVVTLLWVVVAFSLAFGEPVGFGSGDHFYSFFGNPATFAFMDYVGVLPHKQLASTIPFMLFALFQMKFAIICPAIITGSFAERVRFISYLVFISLFTIFIYAPLCHAVWYPTGVLGSYFGVKDFAGGTVVHMSSGFAALAGVIVLGKRKNSQHIPTNIPFVLLGTGMLWFGWFGFNAGSALAANGTAAMAFATTTTSSAAAMLTWIFFDRMNGRKVSALGACIGAVVGLVAITPAAGFVSVPESMFFGFVTALVSNTAVNCKYSKRFDDTLDVFACHGVGGIMGMILTAIFAHGENASLLHGGWNVFGHHMMALVLVSVFTFFGAYFLFKVTNFIIPLRVSEESEHIGLDLSQHDETLDPKLKPITEPHYG, encoded by the coding sequence ATGAAAATAGAAAAACGCTGGATCATTTCCTTTATTATGATAAGTGTCGTTTGCACGATAGGTGCATTTTGGCCAACGGTGACTGAAAATAATTATGTTTTATCTGAATTTGGAACTACAGACCACATTGTACCTGCCGATGTTGCCTGGATGCTTACGTCGAGCTGTCTGGTTTTAATCATGACGCCGGGATTGTCTTTCTTTTACGGCGGAATGGTAGGCAGAAAGAATGTTATTTCTACCATGCTTCAAAGTTTTATCTGTCTGGGCGTTGTAACACTTTTATGGGTTGTTGTCGCTTTTAGTCTTGCTTTTGGAGAACCGGTTGGTTTTGGTTCTGGAGATCATTTTTACAGCTTTTTTGGAAATCCTGCTACTTTTGCCTTTATGGATTATGTTGGCGTTCTGCCTCATAAACAATTGGCAAGTACGATTCCGTTTATGCTTTTTGCTTTGTTCCAGATGAAATTTGCCATTATATGTCCGGCAATTATCACGGGTTCATTTGCAGAACGTGTTCGTTTTATCTCTTATTTAGTTTTCATCAGCTTATTTACCATTTTTATATATGCTCCTTTATGTCACGCCGTTTGGTATCCAACGGGTGTTTTAGGAAGTTATTTTGGCGTAAAAGATTTTGCCGGAGGAACTGTAGTACACATGAGTTCTGGTTTTGCTGCTTTGGCAGGAGTTATTGTTTTAGGTAAAAGAAAAAACAGCCAGCACATTCCAACCAATATTCCGTTTGTATTATTAGGAACAGGAATGTTATGGTTTGGATGGTTTGGTTTCAACGCCGGATCTGCTCTTGCCGCTAACGGAACTGCTGCAATGGCTTTTGCTACTACCACTACTTCATCTGCCGCTGCAATGTTAACCTGGATTTTCTTTGACAGAATGAACGGAAGAAAAGTTTCGGCTCTTGGCGCTTGTATTGGTGCTGTTGTGGGTCTGGTTGCTATTACTCCGGCTGCAGGATTTGTTTCTGTGCCAGAAAGTATGTTCTTCGGATTTGTAACGGCTTTGGTTTCAAACACAGCTGTAAATTGTAAATACTCTAAAAGATTTGATGATACGCTTGATGTTTTTGCGTGTCACGGTGTCGGCGGAATTATGGGAATGATTTTAACTGCTATTTTTGCTCATGGCGAAAATGCAAGTTTACTGCACGGAGGCTGGAATGTTTTCGGACATCACATGATGGCGCTTGTTTTGGTTTCTGTATTTACTTTCTTCGGAGCTTATTTCTTGTTTAAAGTAACCAATTTTATTATTCCTTTGAGAGTTTCAGAAGAATCTGAACATATCGGATTGGATTTATCACAGCACGATGAAACCCTTGATCCAAAATTAAAACCAATTACTGAACCGCATTACGGTTAA
- a CDS encoding ABC transporter permease — MIFNWFKIFIYHLKQSKLFSFLNVLGLSIGISGVIFAILYWNNEHAYDQWNSEKENVYQVLNGMGKTGDIWTTSTIPFGMACKATIPEIDQICFLNDWYSQGVIKYQNKKVIDKKITVSDNNFFDFYPFPILKGAKKDILKEENSVAISEDQEKLLFKNNEDPIGKSITYDNKPYTVKAVYRIMRPSSVEPNYVFGGIVREHDLTQWGNFSYGLMIKTKKGVDLATVSKKMHHVNYVNRTLKDAKESGQPVEQYIKENGEIKIYLDQLKTLHLHGTKSSGSATPEGKGNLQLLYIMAGLSLLILVLSLVNYINLATASAIKRAKEVGVRKIVGASKKQIIAQFIFETAIIVTIAILFALAIVELSLPYYNTFLRKTLTMNGSEFYLQLILIFGLVIILAGIFPAIYISNFETLKVLKGNFSRSKSGIWIRNSMLIFQFGIAAFFIIGALIVNSQVDFMMNKDLGFSGDQVIRIPFNYQDYDKKGEKYQTTKQEILKMPGVQQVSTFAGTFGNSTNSSSGFTHNGVSVQPRNVEMDFDFLEMMKIKIVQGRDLSPKFASDTIDNWLINETLAKTLGLKNPINTVISSGWGNEKGNLKFKVVGVVKDFHITGLQNKVPPMVFINLKTLKWNNFQNVYLKVSPNNLSETLAKLKTYWEANINPDYPFDYEFVNKGFAKTYEEQVKQKNLFFILNLVVIIIAIFGLFALASFSMERRLKEIAIRKTLGAETDILLKELSRQYIIFCGMGFLIGIVPAYILLQKWLEDFAFRVNISIVPFSIALVSLLVLTLLIVITKAYQVTKIDVLKYLKYE; from the coding sequence ATGATTTTTAACTGGTTTAAAATATTTATTTATCATTTAAAGCAAAGCAAATTGTTTTCGTTTTTAAATGTTTTAGGATTGAGTATCGGGATTTCGGGTGTGATTTTCGCTATTTTGTACTGGAATAATGAGCATGCATACGATCAATGGAATTCTGAAAAAGAGAATGTATATCAAGTGCTGAACGGAATGGGAAAAACGGGCGATATATGGACTACCAGCACAATTCCGTTTGGTATGGCTTGTAAAGCAACTATTCCCGAAATAGATCAAATTTGTTTTCTTAATGATTGGTATAGTCAGGGGGTAATAAAATATCAGAACAAAAAAGTAATCGACAAAAAGATAACTGTTTCTGATAATAACTTTTTCGATTTTTATCCATTTCCAATATTAAAAGGTGCCAAAAAAGACATCTTAAAAGAAGAAAACAGTGTTGCAATTTCTGAAGATCAGGAAAAACTGCTTTTTAAAAATAATGAGGATCCAATAGGAAAATCCATTACTTACGACAATAAGCCATACACCGTAAAAGCTGTTTACAGAATTATGCGCCCTTCTTCTGTTGAGCCAAATTATGTTTTTGGCGGTATTGTTCGTGAGCATGATCTTACTCAATGGGGAAATTTCAGCTACGGGTTAATGATTAAGACCAAAAAAGGTGTTGATCTTGCCACAGTTTCAAAGAAAATGCATCATGTAAATTATGTAAACAGAACTTTAAAGGATGCTAAAGAAAGCGGACAGCCTGTCGAACAATACATTAAAGAAAACGGAGAAATTAAAATTTATCTTGATCAGTTAAAAACGCTGCATCTGCATGGTACAAAATCTTCCGGATCAGCCACTCCTGAAGGAAAAGGAAATTTACAGCTTCTTTATATAATGGCGGGTTTATCTCTTTTAATTTTAGTTTTATCATTGGTAAACTACATTAATCTGGCTACGGCTTCTGCCATAAAACGTGCTAAAGAAGTGGGAGTACGCAAAATTGTGGGAGCTTCAAAAAAGCAGATTATTGCACAGTTTATATTTGAAACGGCAATAATTGTAACCATTGCCATTTTGTTTGCTTTGGCCATTGTAGAACTTTCATTACCCTATTACAATACCTTTTTAAGAAAAACTTTGACTATGAATGGCAGTGAATTTTATCTGCAGCTCATTTTGATTTTTGGATTAGTAATCATTCTTGCGGGTATATTCCCTGCCATTTATATCTCAAATTTTGAGACGTTAAAAGTTTTAAAAGGTAATTTTTCGAGAAGCAAAAGCGGTATCTGGATTCGAAATTCGATGCTTATTTTTCAATTCGGAATTGCAGCATTTTTCATCATTGGTGCTTTAATTGTAAATTCTCAGGTAGATTTTATGATGAATAAAGACCTTGGTTTTAGCGGCGATCAGGTAATACGAATTCCTTTTAACTATCAGGATTATGATAAAAAAGGAGAAAAATATCAAACTACAAAACAGGAAATTCTTAAAATGCCCGGAGTGCAGCAGGTTTCTACTTTTGCAGGTACTTTTGGAAACAGTACGAATTCGAGCTCAGGTTTTACGCATAACGGGGTTTCTGTTCAGCCTAGAAATGTTGAAATGGATTTTGATTTTCTGGAAATGATGAAAATTAAAATTGTGCAAGGCCGTGATTTATCTCCAAAATTTGCCTCTGATACCATTGACAACTGGCTTATAAACGAAACTTTAGCTAAAACTTTGGGCCTTAAAAACCCTATAAATACTGTTATTTCTTCGGGCTGGGGAAATGAAAAAGGAAATTTAAAATTTAAAGTAGTAGGTGTTGTTAAAGATTTTCATATTACCGGACTGCAGAATAAAGTTCCGCCAATGGTTTTTATAAACTTAAAAACTTTAAAATGGAATAATTTTCAAAATGTATATTTAAAAGTTTCTCCAAATAATTTATCAGAAACTCTGGCAAAATTAAAAACTTATTGGGAGGCAAACATAAACCCTGATTATCCTTTTGATTACGAATTTGTTAACAAAGGATTTGCTAAAACTTATGAAGAACAGGTGAAACAAAAAAATCTGTTTTTTATCTTAAATTTAGTCGTAATTATAATTGCTATCTTCGGATTGTTTGCTTTGGCATCATTTTCGATGGAGAGAAGACTGAAAGAAATTGCGATTAGAAAAACCTTAGGAGCAGAAACGGATATTTTATTGAAAGAATTATCCAGACAATATATCATTTTCTGCGGAATGGGATTTTTAATTGGAATTGTTCCAGCATATATTTTATTGCAAAAATGGCTGGAAGATTTTGCTTTTAGAGTCAATATTTCAATCGTTCCGTTTAGTATTGCATTGGTTTCGCTTTTAGTCCTTACATTGTTAATTGTAATAACTAAAGCCTATCAGGTTACTAAAATCGATGTTTTGAAATATTTAAAATATGAATAA
- a CDS encoding MGMT family protein, with product MAEENFFERVYAVARQIPYGKVTSYGAIAKALGTARSARMVGWAMNACHNMDDVPAHRVVNQKGLLTGKHHFEGTNLMQQLLESEGIKVVDNQIVDFEKHFWKPEIQG from the coding sequence ATGGCTGAGGAAAATTTTTTCGAAAGAGTTTATGCAGTTGCCAGACAAATTCCGTACGGAAAGGTAACTTCTTATGGTGCAATTGCAAAGGCATTAGGAACAGCACGTTCGGCAAGAATGGTGGGCTGGGCAATGAACGCGTGTCATAACATGGACGATGTTCCGGCACACAGAGTGGTAAACCAAAAAGGACTTTTGACAGGAAAACATCATTTTGAAGGAACGAATTTAATGCAGCAGCTTTTAGAAAGCGAAGGCATTAAAGTGGTTGACAATCAAATTGTAGATTTTGAAAAGCACTTTTGGAAACCAGAAATCCAGGGTTAG
- a CDS encoding LysE family transporter: MVYLTPLLSGFIAAAIGIIPPGLINMTAAKINLKEGKKNALWFVIGAVLVIFFQVYVAVLFARVIDNRPDVVTLLREVGFVIFAILTIYFLFIAKEPKTKKKSKIKKSSKKSRFFLGMLLSALNFFPIPYYVVVSVTLASYHLFVFENIIIFTFVLGSILGSFAVLYSYIAFFGKIEKKTDYLMRNMNTIIGSITGLVAIVTLFNILNYYFG, encoded by the coding sequence ATGGTATATCTTACTCCATTACTTTCGGGCTTTATTGCTGCTGCAATTGGGATTATTCCGCCAGGTTTAATCAACATGACGGCAGCCAAAATAAATCTGAAAGAAGGAAAAAAGAATGCTTTATGGTTTGTTATTGGTGCCGTTTTGGTAATATTTTTTCAGGTTTATGTTGCGGTTTTATTTGCAAGAGTAATCGACAACAGACCAGATGTTGTAACCTTATTACGTGAAGTTGGTTTTGTTATTTTTGCGATCTTAACGATTTACTTTTTGTTTATTGCCAAAGAACCCAAAACCAAGAAAAAATCAAAGATTAAAAAGAGCAGTAAAAAAAGCCGTTTCTTTTTAGGAATGCTGCTTTCTGCATTGAACTTTTTTCCAATTCCGTATTATGTTGTTGTGAGTGTAACTTTGGCCTCATACCATCTTTTTGTATTTGAAAATATAATTATTTTCACCTTTGTTTTAGGGTCTATTCTGGGATCTTTTGCCGTTTTATACAGTTATATCGCTTTCTTTGGAAAAATTGAAAAGAAAACCGATTATTTAATGCGGAACATGAACACAATTATAGGAAGCATTACAGGCCTTGTTGCGATTGTAACACTCTTTAATATTTTGAATTATTATTTCGGATAA
- the trmB gene encoding tRNA (guanosine(46)-N7)-methyltransferase TrmB, with protein sequence MGSKNKLKRFRENETFQNVFQPTREEVVGDLMPLKGKWNSDFFKNDNPLVLELGCGKGEYSVGLAKKYPNKNFIGIDIKGARFWRGAKTAVENGLHNVAFVRTQIELINHIFAEGEVDEIWITFPDPQIKYKRTKHRMTNSEFLKLYKKILKKDGVVNLKTDSEFMHGYTLGLLHGEGHEVLYANHNVYKNEGSPEVVTSIQTFYEKQYLEINKAITYIRFKIKD encoded by the coding sequence GTGGGAAGTAAAAATAAACTTAAAAGATTCAGAGAAAACGAAACATTTCAAAACGTTTTTCAACCAACAAGAGAAGAAGTTGTAGGCGACTTAATGCCTTTGAAGGGAAAATGGAATTCTGATTTCTTTAAAAATGATAATCCTCTGGTTTTAGAATTAGGATGCGGAAAAGGTGAATACTCAGTTGGATTAGCAAAAAAATATCCTAACAAAAATTTTATCGGAATCGACATTAAAGGTGCACGTTTCTGGCGTGGTGCCAAAACAGCTGTCGAAAACGGTCTTCATAATGTTGCTTTTGTTCGAACTCAAATCGAATTAATTAATCATATTTTTGCCGAAGGTGAAGTAGACGAAATCTGGATTACTTTTCCGGACCCGCAAATTAAATACAAGAGAACAAAACACAGAATGACGAATTCTGAGTTCTTGAAATTGTACAAAAAAATCCTTAAAAAAGACGGTGTCGTAAACTTAAAAACCGACAGCGAATTTATGCATGGCTATACGCTTGGACTTCTTCATGGTGAAGGACACGAAGTTTTATATGCCAATCATAATGTTTACAAAAACGAAGGAAGTCCAGAAGTTGTAACTTCAATCCAGACTTTTTACGAAAAACAATATTTAGAAATTAACAAGGCAATTACGTATATTCGTTTCAAAATTAAAGACTAA
- a CDS encoding sigma-54-dependent transcriptional regulator, which translates to MRKKQAQILVVDDQEEILFSAKMILKKHFETIFTTNSPKKIISILNENEINVVLLDMNYRIGFEDGREGIHWLKEIKTLSPNTIVILMTAFGKIETAVEGIKIGAFDYVLKPWHNEKLLEIIDKAVAESRKNTKKVIAEKTEKRYFTGTSQKIKQAYSVAEKVARTDANVLILGENGTGKYVFAEFIHQNSERKNQPFVHVDLGSLSDNLFESELFGYAKGAFTDAKTDTPGRFETAQNGTIFLDEIGNIPLHLQAKLLHILQTKTLTRLGESKPRPLNVRVIAATNSDIKSEVKNKTFREDLLYRINTMEINLPPLRERKDDIVPMANFILENIAQKYNQENWRFDENVSPYLERYPWKGNVREMENKIERALILAENNTISVTDLDILDFEEIQENDDNPLSEMEKTAIEKALFKHHGNISKTAEELGLSRAALYRRIEKYDLKN; encoded by the coding sequence ATGAGAAAAAAGCAAGCCCAAATATTAGTTGTTGACGACCAGGAAGAAATTCTTTTTTCGGCAAAAATGATTCTCAAAAAACATTTTGAAACCATTTTCACGACCAACAGCCCCAAAAAAATCATTTCAATTTTGAATGAAAATGAAATAAATGTGGTTTTGCTGGACATGAATTACCGAATTGGTTTTGAAGACGGGCGCGAAGGAATTCATTGGCTCAAAGAAATAAAAACGCTTTCGCCTAATACAATTGTAATTTTAATGACCGCTTTTGGAAAAATAGAAACCGCTGTTGAAGGCATTAAAATTGGCGCTTTTGATTATGTTTTAAAACCATGGCATAACGAAAAATTACTTGAAATTATTGATAAAGCTGTCGCCGAAAGCAGAAAAAACACTAAAAAGGTAATTGCAGAAAAAACAGAAAAACGATATTTTACAGGAACTTCCCAAAAAATAAAACAAGCCTATTCTGTAGCCGAAAAAGTCGCCAGAACAGATGCTAATGTTTTGATATTGGGAGAAAACGGAACCGGGAAATATGTTTTTGCCGAATTTATCCATCAAAATTCTGAAAGAAAAAATCAGCCTTTTGTGCATGTAGATTTAGGATCGTTGAGCGATAATTTATTCGAAAGCGAATTGTTTGGGTATGCAAAAGGGGCTTTTACAGATGCTAAAACCGATACGCCGGGAAGATTTGAAACAGCGCAGAACGGCACTATTTTTCTTGATGAAATAGGAAATATTCCGCTTCATCTTCAGGCGAAACTGCTTCATATTTTACAAACCAAAACATTGACCAGATTAGGAGAAAGTAAACCACGTCCGTTAAATGTTCGTGTTATTGCGGCCACAAACAGTGATATTAAATCTGAAGTAAAAAACAAAACTTTCCGAGAAGATTTGCTTTACCGAATTAATACAATGGAAATAAATCTTCCGCCTCTGCGTGAACGAAAAGACGACATAGTTCCGATGGCAAATTTTATATTAGAAAATATCGCCCAAAAGTACAATCAGGAAAATTGGCGTTTTGATGAAAATGTATCACCATATCTGGAAAGATATCCGTGGAAAGGAAATGTTCGTGAAATGGAAAACAAAATCGAACGCGCTCTTATTTTAGCTGAAAACAATACAATTTCTGTAACCGATTTAGACATTCTTGATTTTGAGGAAATTCAGGAAAATGACGATAATCCGTTATCTGAAATGGAGAAAACAGCAATCGAAAAAGCACTTTTTAAACATCACGGAAACATCTCTAAAACCGCCGAAGAACTAGGATTGTCAAGAGCTGCGTTGTATAGAAGAATTGAGAAGTACGATTTGAAGAATTAA